The DNA region GACCCGCTCAGCGACGCCGCACTGATGTGTGTTTACCGGCACCCGACGTTTCACCTCGTCCACGCCGACGCCGCATGGGCCTCCGAACTGATCCCGCCGGCCGACGTGCTCGCCGAGAAGTATTCGCGTGCCGCCGGCCAGTCCCTGGATCACTGGGACTTCTACATGGCGCTGGCCTACTTCAAGCTCGCCATCATCGGGGCGGGCATCGCCTACCGCGCCAGGGAGAGCGGAGTCACCGACGATACGGATAAGGTTGCAGAGGCTGTCGCACCGCTGATCGCCGCGGGTCTGACCGAACTGTCCTGACGTTTCGCCCGTGGTCCTCGGGGGTAGAGATGCGCGTGGCCCGAAGAAGCGCCGTGAAAATTTTCCCCAGGATGAGAAGAAGGCGAGCGGCCATGAAGCGTGATGTCGGTGCAGAGTTGGACGTGGAGATCACCGCCCCGACCACCCTGGAATTCCAGATCGCGGTGGCCCCGCAACCGGGCGCCGAAGTCACCGAGTCGCTGACATTCGTGTTGGACGGCAAGGAGATTCCGCTGGCTGACATCCGGGAGATCGCGGGCGACCACGGCAACCGGATCCACACCTTCGAGGCCCCCGTCGGCAACCTGAAGGTGAGCTACTCGGCGACCGTCGTCGGTGAGGCCGACCCCGCTCCGCTGCGCGACATCGACATGTCGACTTACCTGCGGCCCAGTCGGTACGCCGAGGCCGACAAGTTCTACGGCTTCGCCGCCACAGAGTTCGGCGAGTTCGCCGACTCGGCCACGCTTCTGGAGAAGGTCTCGTCGTGGGTCGGCACCCGGCTCAGCTACGTGCCCGGTTCGAGCGACCCGATCGACGGTGCCGCCGACACGGTGCTGGCCGGCGCCGGCGTGTGCCGCGATTATGCGCACCTCGTCGTCGCACTGCTGCGCGCGGTGAACGTGCCCGCCCGGTTGGTGGCCGTCTACGCGCCGGGATGCGAGCCGATGGACTTCCACGCGGTGGCCGAGGCGTTCGTCGAGGGGCAGTGGCGGGTGGTCGACGCAACGTGTCTGGCGCCGCGGCAGTCGATGGTGCGCATCGCGACAGGTCGCGATGCGGCCGACACCGCGTTCCTGGACAACCACAAGGGCGCCATCACGCTGAACAACATGACCGTGACCGCGACGGTCGACGGTGACCTGCCGCGGGATTCGCTCGACCAGCTGGTGTCGATCCGGTAGCGCCCGCTACAGCCCGGCCTTGAGGTTCTTCTTGGCCGCACGCCGCAACTGGTGGATGCGGACCGCACCGACTGCCACGGTCAGCAGCCCGCCGGCCACCGCCGCGAACAGGATGGCGACTCCGAGCGGCAGGGACCAGTGCCAGCCGAGGAACGCGAACTCCGCCGACTCGGTGTTCTGGGCGATGAAGATCAGCAGGATGATCAGGACCAGGAAACCGAGGATGAGTGACGCCCACAAGGCCGCGGCTTTGGTGAACTTGACCGCCGACTCGGGCGGCGGCGGGGTCCGCTGCGGCGGCGGTGGCGGTGGTGGCGGCGGGTCAGCCGTCGCGAACGGATCGCTGGTCATAGGTCCATCTTTGCCCTTTCGCACGTTGAATGAAACCGAAACGCAGGTGGCGATAGGGTCACAACAAGTTTTGGCAGACTCTGCAGCCCGAGAGGACGTTTGCGTGAACAGCTCCCGACGAACCATCCGGTACCGGCTGCTCGCCGCTCTGGCGGCAGTGTTCGCGCTGATCACTGCCGCATGTGGCAGCTCGAATCCC from Mycobacterium sp. DL includes:
- a CDS encoding transglutaminase family protein; translated protein: MKRDVGAELDVEITAPTTLEFQIAVAPQPGAEVTESLTFVLDGKEIPLADIREIAGDHGNRIHTFEAPVGNLKVSYSATVVGEADPAPLRDIDMSTYLRPSRYAEADKFYGFAATEFGEFADSATLLEKVSSWVGTRLSYVPGSSDPIDGAADTVLAGAGVCRDYAHLVVALLRAVNVPARLVAVYAPGCEPMDFHAVAEAFVEGQWRVVDATCLAPRQSMVRIATGRDAADTAFLDNHKGAITLNNMTVTATVDGDLPRDSLDQLVSIR
- a CDS encoding lipopolysaccharide assembly protein LapA domain-containing protein, giving the protein MTSDPFATADPPPPPPPPPQRTPPPPESAVKFTKAAALWASLILGFLVLIILLIFIAQNTESAEFAFLGWHWSLPLGVAILFAAVAGGLLTVAVGAVRIHQLRRAAKKNLKAGL